One genomic segment of Protaetiibacter intestinalis includes these proteins:
- a CDS encoding ABC transporter permease, whose amino-acid sequence MTATTPTPASARVRPRWWRRLPVLQQLQQSVGLQRGMLLTGLVITTIFVIVAILAPLLAPYGYNQLRGPDGLFGAQQPPSSDHLLGTTVGGYDVLSRVLWGAQTALLVIIVAIVLSVFLGVALGLLTGYLGGWFDRITIVIADAIYAFPSLLLAIVAAIVISGGQSSLWGGILAAAISITVVFIPQYLRVVRAEVLRVKSEAFVESAKVVGASTGRIMFRHVLRNSTRTLPLIVTLNSSEAILTLAGLGFLGFGIEPSAAAEWGYDLNKSLSDVTSGIWWTSIFPGLAIVLVVLGITLIGESLNDLADPRLRARRKPAVTPAQAVAAAEPAAREELGDVQ is encoded by the coding sequence ATGACCGCGACGACCCCGACCCCCGCATCCGCTCGCGTCCGCCCGCGGTGGTGGCGCCGGCTGCCCGTGCTGCAGCAGCTCCAGCAGAGCGTGGGCCTGCAGCGCGGCATGCTGCTCACCGGCCTCGTCATCACGACGATCTTCGTGATCGTCGCGATCCTCGCGCCGCTGCTCGCGCCGTACGGCTACAACCAGCTGCGCGGGCCCGACGGTCTCTTCGGCGCCCAGCAGCCGCCGAGCTCCGACCACCTGCTGGGCACCACCGTCGGCGGCTACGACGTGCTCTCGCGCGTGCTCTGGGGGGCGCAGACCGCGCTGCTCGTGATCATCGTCGCGATCGTGCTCTCGGTGTTCCTGGGCGTCGCGCTCGGCCTGCTCACGGGCTACCTCGGCGGATGGTTCGACCGCATCACGATCGTCATCGCGGATGCGATCTACGCCTTCCCGAGCCTCCTGCTCGCGATCGTCGCGGCCATCGTCATCTCGGGCGGCCAGTCGAGCCTCTGGGGCGGCATCCTCGCGGCGGCGATCTCGATCACGGTCGTGTTCATCCCGCAGTACCTGCGGGTCGTGCGTGCGGAGGTGCTGCGGGTCAAGTCGGAGGCGTTCGTGGAGTCGGCGAAGGTCGTCGGGGCCTCCACGGGTCGGATCATGTTCCGTCACGTGCTGCGCAACTCGACCCGCACGCTGCCGCTCATCGTCACGCTCAACAGCTCGGAGGCGATCCTGACGCTCGCCGGGCTCGGCTTCCTCGGCTTCGGCATCGAGCCGAGCGCCGCCGCCGAGTGGGGGTACGACCTCAACAAGTCGCTCTCCGACGTCACGAGCGGCATCTGGTGGACCTCGATCTTCCCGGGCCTCGCGATCGTGCTCGTCGTGCTCGGCATCACGCTCATCGGCGAGAGTCTCAACGACCTGGCGGATCCTCGCCTGCGGGCGAGGCGCAAGCCCGCCGTCACGCCGGCGCAGGCGGTGGCCGCCGCGGAGCCCGCGGCCCGTGAGGAGCTGGGGGACGTGCAGTGA
- a CDS encoding dipeptide ABC transporter ATP-binding protein, protein MNAREAAVDIRDLRVTFDTDGGTVQAVRGVDLEVAPGEVLAIVGESGSGKTVTARSILRLLPETATVRGAVMVGAEDVVTLDARRLRELRGTAAAMIFQEPSTALNPVYTVGWQLAEGLRAHGKYSKKRARAHAIEMLRKVGIPHPEQRVDDYPHQFSGGQKQRIVIAMALALDASVLIADEPTTALDVTVQAEILELLRRCRDEFGTAIVLITHNMGVVADLADRVAVMFQGEVVETAPVRELFETPRHDYTKKLLAAVPRVELTERAAPPAVEGGAVVEAVGLEIEYPGRFGRKPFLAVRGIDLSIAPGEVVGLVGESGSGKTTIGRAIAGLTPVTGGSLRVLGTEMLGVKERAFRARRRELGFVFQDPATSFNPLLTIADCVAEPLVVHGVASSPADARARVDELLEAVQLGGAYGDRYPHELSGGQRQRASLARALALDPKLLIADEPTSALDVSVQARVLELFEELQGRFGFASLFITHDLAVVDRVAHRVVVLHHGDVVEQGDTREVLGAPRDPYTRRLLASLPVPDPVEQAARRAALASLPESEA, encoded by the coding sequence GTGAACGCGCGCGAAGCGGCCGTCGACATCCGCGACCTCCGGGTCACCTTCGACACCGACGGCGGAACCGTGCAGGCCGTGCGGGGGGTGGACCTCGAGGTCGCGCCGGGGGAGGTGCTCGCGATCGTCGGCGAGTCGGGCTCCGGCAAGACCGTGACGGCCCGCAGCATCCTGCGCCTGCTGCCCGAGACGGCCACCGTGCGCGGTGCCGTCATGGTGGGTGCCGAGGATGTCGTGACCCTCGACGCGCGCCGCCTGCGCGAGCTGCGCGGCACCGCGGCCGCGATGATCTTCCAGGAGCCGTCGACGGCGCTCAACCCCGTCTACACGGTCGGCTGGCAGCTCGCCGAGGGCCTGCGGGCGCACGGGAAGTACTCGAAGAAGCGCGCGCGGGCGCACGCGATCGAGATGCTGCGCAAGGTCGGCATCCCGCATCCCGAGCAGCGCGTCGACGACTACCCGCACCAGTTCTCGGGCGGACAGAAGCAGCGCATCGTGATCGCGATGGCGCTCGCGCTCGACGCCTCGGTGCTCATCGCCGACGAGCCGACGACGGCGCTCGACGTGACGGTGCAGGCCGAGATCCTCGAGCTGCTGCGGCGCTGCCGTGACGAGTTCGGCACGGCGATCGTGCTCATCACGCACAACATGGGCGTCGTCGCCGACCTCGCGGACCGCGTGGCGGTCATGTTCCAGGGCGAGGTCGTCGAGACCGCGCCGGTGCGCGAGCTCTTCGAGACGCCCCGCCACGACTACACGAAGAAGCTGCTCGCGGCGGTGCCGCGCGTCGAGCTCACCGAACGCGCCGCCCCTCCCGCGGTCGAGGGCGGAGCCGTCGTCGAGGCGGTGGGGCTCGAGATCGAGTACCCGGGCCGGTTCGGGCGCAAGCCCTTCCTCGCGGTGCGCGGGATCGACCTGAGCATCGCACCCGGCGAGGTCGTGGGCCTCGTCGGCGAGTCCGGCTCCGGCAAGACGACGATCGGCCGGGCCATCGCGGGCCTCACGCCCGTCACGGGCGGGTCGCTGCGGGTGCTCGGCACCGAGATGCTCGGGGTCAAGGAGCGGGCGTTCCGCGCCCGTCGCCGCGAGCTCGGCTTCGTCTTCCAGGACCCCGCGACGAGCTTCAACCCGCTGCTCACGATCGCCGACTGCGTCGCCGAGCCGCTCGTCGTGCACGGCGTCGCGAGCTCGCCCGCCGACGCGCGCGCCCGGGTCGACGAGCTGCTCGAGGCCGTGCAGCTCGGCGGCGCGTACGGCGACCGCTACCCGCACGAGCTCTCCGGTGGGCAGCGGCAGCGCGCGAGCCTCGCGCGCGCCCTCGCGCTCGACCCGAAGCTGCTCATCGCCGACGAGCCGACGAGCGCGCTCGACGTCTCCGTGCAGGCGCGTGTGCTCGAACTCTTCGAGGAGCTGCAGGGGCGCTTCGGCTTCGCCTCGCTGTTCATCACCCACGACCTCGCGGTCGTGGACCGGGTGGCGCACCGCGTGGTCGTGCTGCACCACGGCGACGTCGTCGAGCAGGGCGACACGCGCGAGGTGCTGGGAGCGCCGCGTGACCCGTACACCCGACGCCTGCTGGCATCCCTTCCGGTGCCGGACCCCGTCGAGCAGGCTGCGCGCCGCGCCGCGCTGGCATCCCTGCCAGAATCGGAGGCATGA
- a CDS encoding ATP-binding cassette domain-containing protein has translation MTRSHVPAELAVLADDLTLFYGHDELPAINGVSFQIAAGETLGLIGEAGSGKSTLARAVASQLAPGEREAPVIARGRLTVLGRELRGASRRRRDALALRVGYLPQDGGSSLQPHLTVGENVAEPIFQRDKHFDRLEAGTAVAGLVDAVRLPLSVMEKFPHELSRGQRQRIALARSLVLEPELLVADDPTMGVDVLVRGPILQVVAELQKELGFSALIVGHDLRELRTVVDRIAVLHAGLIVGYGSVDEVLANPLHGYVQRLAELGA, from the coding sequence ATGACGAGGAGCCACGTCCCCGCCGAGCTGGCGGTGCTCGCCGACGACCTGACGCTGTTCTACGGGCACGACGAGCTCCCCGCGATCAACGGGGTGTCGTTCCAGATCGCGGCGGGCGAGACGCTCGGGCTCATCGGCGAGGCGGGCTCCGGCAAGTCGACCCTGGCGCGCGCGGTCGCCTCGCAGCTCGCACCGGGGGAGCGCGAGGCGCCCGTCATCGCCCGTGGCCGCCTCACGGTGCTCGGGCGCGAGCTGCGCGGCGCGAGTCGGCGTCGGCGCGACGCGCTCGCCCTGCGGGTCGGCTACCTCCCGCAGGACGGCGGATCCTCGCTGCAACCCCACCTGACCGTCGGCGAGAACGTCGCCGAGCCGATCTTCCAGCGCGACAAGCACTTCGACCGCCTCGAGGCCGGCACCGCCGTCGCGGGGCTCGTCGACGCGGTGCGGCTGCCGCTCTCGGTCATGGAGAAGTTCCCGCACGAGCTGAGCCGCGGCCAGCGCCAGCGCATCGCCCTGGCGCGCTCGCTCGTGCTCGAGCCGGAGCTGCTCGTCGCCGACGACCCGACGATGGGCGTCGACGTGCTGGTGCGCGGTCCGATTCTGCAAGTGGTCGCCGAGTTGCAGAAGGAGCTCGGCTTCAGCGCGCTCATCGTGGGGCACGACCTGCGCGAGCTGCGCACCGTGGTCGACCGCATCGCCGTGCTGCACGCGGGGCTCATCGTCGGCTACGGCTCGGTGGACGAGGTGCTCGCGAACCCGCTGCACGGCTATGTGCAGCGGCTCGCGGAGCTCGGCGCGTGA
- a CDS encoding lactonase family protein codes for MSALLVGGYGPDMGGAGRGIVTASAGLPGGVELIAECPSPSWLTVRGDRLVATLEGEGGLAWFVRTDAGWAPDGVVATGGHWPCHAAFLDDDTVAVACYGDGAVVVVRHGEEAPLQRLEGTGSGPLPAQEGPHAHHVHVLPDGRVLTLDLGADRLHVHRRTEDGLLERIDSLPLPEGTGPRDLLALPSGELALLGEWSCELLILDPAGVEFEIVQILALPGATPGADQAAALGLSADGRHLYAGLRGADLVAVVSLDADGARPLGAVPSGGAWPRHLLVDGELLHVANQRSDRVSTFRIGADGIPEPLGETAVAAPTCLARA; via the coding sequence GTGAGCGCGCTGCTCGTCGGCGGCTACGGGCCCGACATGGGCGGCGCGGGCCGCGGCATCGTCACGGCATCCGCGGGGCTTCCGGGCGGGGTCGAGCTGATCGCCGAGTGCCCCTCGCCGTCGTGGCTGACGGTGCGCGGCGACCGCCTGGTCGCGACCCTCGAGGGCGAGGGCGGCCTCGCCTGGTTCGTGCGCACGGACGCCGGCTGGGCCCCGGACGGCGTGGTCGCGACGGGCGGTCACTGGCCCTGCCACGCCGCGTTCCTCGACGATGACACGGTCGCGGTGGCCTGCTACGGCGACGGCGCAGTCGTGGTGGTGCGGCACGGTGAGGAGGCGCCGCTCCAACGTCTGGAGGGCACCGGCTCCGGCCCGCTGCCCGCTCAGGAGGGTCCGCACGCCCACCACGTGCATGTGCTGCCCGACGGGCGCGTGCTGACCCTCGACCTCGGCGCCGATCGCCTCCACGTGCACCGCCGCACCGAAGACGGACTGCTCGAGCGCATCGACTCGCTGCCGCTGCCCGAGGGCACCGGGCCGCGCGACCTCCTCGCGCTGCCCTCCGGCGAGCTCGCCCTGCTCGGCGAGTGGAGCTGCGAACTGCTCATCCTCGACCCGGCGGGCGTCGAGTTCGAGATCGTGCAGATCCTCGCGCTGCCGGGCGCGACGCCCGGAGCCGACCAGGCCGCCGCCCTCGGCCTCTCGGCGGACGGACGCCACCTCTACGCGGGGCTGCGGGGTGCCGACCTCGTCGCGGTCGTGTCCCTCGACGCCGACGGTGCGCGTCCGCTCGGCGCCGTGCCCTCGGGCGGCGCCTGGCCGCGGCACCTGCTCGTCGACGGCGAGCTGCTGCACGTCGCGAACCAGCGCTCCGACCGCGTCTCGACGTTCCGGATCGGGGCGGACGGCATCCCGGAGCCGCTCGGCGAGACCGCCGTCGCCGCGCCCACCTGCCTCGCCCGCGCGTAG
- a CDS encoding InlB B-repeat-containing protein, with translation MRASFRTRRRARLLAAALVLGGLVATAGVAATDTAAQAAVPIAPPAATPPIAAPTAHSLESQVWVRWEPAIPADGEAVTGYTVHVYEGANEVAEWHAAALLTGRLIPELTNGTAYSFTVSVSTTEGESAESDPSAAVTPVDAVAPDEIVDTIDVDVSPQSAVVSPDGTRLYTGNNSAHTVSVVDTAAGVALDTIDIDATAGALAISPDGRTLYVSRYVSGMGSYGVSVIDTATGTVSATISFPEYMSRMAVSPDGARLYAVMNGSGRIRVIDTATNTEIGDDISLGYGIPGIAVSPDSTSLYVLSRSADDQLLVFDTATFTVTRAAQIAGTPYQLDLSPDGRTAFVLEPTGGELLVIDTASLATRDRITVGDVWNHQASTPDGAMVYLVSSDTVAIVDVDAGDVVATLPTTGEGSLSPAVSPDGTAVYVPSLRGGSVDVLRYVPPPTTVVFDANGGTGTMSDQTSGRDQAAALGPVAFTKADHAFAGWNTAADGSGTAYADQAVYGFEADATLYAQWSSTVIASLAIHGPTAAEEGDHVDYTVEAFNAAGGSLGDVTAQTELGTDVSADDVVGAEVTFGFVPSALGGSSTRALTATLSTDPGITATLSVEVDSAASGIRLSAPTTAGQGDTITVTVEAVDAAGGALGNVTGLAVITSSVESDEIVGDQVHFVHASPHLITATIPGVPGFTARATVEVAPTRSSTLEATGADPSAPAAVAAALLALGAAGLLLARRAVRRP, from the coding sequence ATGCGCGCCAGCTTCCGCACCCGCCGCCGCGCCCGCCTGCTCGCCGCCGCGCTCGTCCTCGGCGGCCTCGTGGCCACGGCCGGCGTGGCGGCGACGGACACGGCCGCGCAGGCCGCGGTGCCGATCGCGCCGCCGGCGGCCACGCCGCCCATCGCCGCGCCGACGGCGCACTCGCTCGAATCGCAGGTCTGGGTGCGATGGGAGCCGGCGATCCCCGCCGATGGCGAGGCCGTCACCGGCTACACCGTGCACGTCTACGAGGGTGCGAACGAGGTGGCCGAGTGGCACGCCGCCGCGCTGCTGACGGGACGCCTCATCCCCGAACTGACCAACGGCACGGCCTACTCGTTCACCGTCAGCGTCAGCACGACCGAGGGCGAGAGCGCAGAGTCCGACCCGAGCGCGGCGGTGACCCCGGTGGATGCGGTGGCCCCCGACGAGATCGTCGACACGATCGACGTCGACGTCTCGCCGCAGTCGGCGGTGGTCTCGCCGGACGGCACCCGGCTGTATACGGGGAACAACTCCGCCCACACGGTGTCGGTCGTCGACACCGCGGCCGGGGTCGCGCTCGACACGATCGACATCGACGCCACCGCGGGGGCGTTGGCGATCTCGCCCGACGGCCGCACGCTCTATGTGAGCCGGTACGTGTCCGGGATGGGATCCTACGGAGTGTCGGTCATCGACACCGCGACGGGAACCGTCTCGGCCACGATCTCATTCCCGGAGTACATGTCGCGCATGGCCGTCTCGCCGGACGGCGCACGACTCTACGCGGTCATGAACGGATCCGGCCGCATCAGGGTGATCGACACCGCCACGAACACGGAGATCGGCGACGACATCTCTCTCGGCTACGGGATCCCCGGGATCGCGGTGTCGCCGGACTCGACGTCGCTCTACGTCCTGTCGCGGTCGGCTGACGATCAGCTGTTGGTGTTCGACACGGCGACGTTCACCGTCACCAGGGCGGCCCAGATCGCGGGAACTCCCTACCAGCTCGACCTCTCCCCCGATGGCCGCACGGCCTTCGTCCTCGAGCCGACGGGTGGGGAGCTCCTGGTCATCGACACGGCGTCGCTGGCGACGCGCGACCGCATCACTGTCGGAGACGTGTGGAATCACCAGGCATCCACGCCCGACGGGGCGATGGTGTATCTGGTCTCGTCGGATACGGTGGCGATCGTCGACGTGGATGCGGGCGACGTGGTCGCGACCCTGCCGACCACCGGGGAGGGTTCGCTGTCGCCGGCGGTGTCGCCGGACGGCACGGCCGTCTACGTGCCCAGCCTTCGGGGTGGCAGCGTCGATGTGCTGCGGTACGTCCCGCCACCGACGACGGTGGTGTTCGATGCGAACGGCGGCACCGGGACCATGTCGGATCAGACGAGCGGGCGGGATCAGGCGGCCGCCCTCGGCCCGGTGGCCTTCACCAAGGCGGACCACGCCTTCGCAGGTTGGAACACGGCCGCGGACGGCTCGGGCACCGCCTACGCGGACCAGGCGGTCTACGGGTTCGAGGCGGATGCCACGCTCTACGCGCAGTGGTCGAGCACGGTGATCGCCTCGCTGGCGATCCACGGCCCGACCGCCGCGGAGGAGGGCGACCACGTCGACTACACGGTCGAGGCGTTCAACGCCGCCGGAGGCTCACTCGGCGACGTCACGGCGCAGACCGAGCTCGGCACCGACGTCTCCGCCGACGACGTCGTCGGCGCGGAGGTGACCTTCGGCTTCGTCCCGAGCGCGCTCGGCGGCAGCAGCACGAGGGCACTCACGGCGACGCTCTCCACCGACCCCGGGATCACGGCGACGCTCTCGGTCGAGGTCGACTCGGCCGCGTCCGGGATCCGGCTGTCGGCGCCCACGACCGCCGGGCAGGGCGACACGATCACGGTGACGGTCGAGGCCGTGGATGCCGCGGGCGGGGCGCTCGGGAACGTGACGGGGCTCGCGGTGATCACCAGCAGCGTCGAGTCCGACGAGATCGTCGGCGATCAGGTGCACTTCGTGCACGCCAGCCCGCACCTGATCACCGCGACGATCCCCGGGGTGCCGGGTTTCACGGCGCGCGCGACGGTGGAGGTCGCCCCGACGCGGTCCTCGACGCTCGAGGCCACCGGAGCGGACCCGTCGGCCCCCGCCGCCGTCGCCGCGGCGCTGCTCGCGCTCGGCGCAGCCGGACTGCTGCTCGCGCGTCGCGCCGTGCGACGCCCCTGA
- a CDS encoding helix-turn-helix transcriptional regulator: MGGGSAREHDYALVAHTGCRRVTAQTDAAVIAALGRLAEQGLAVREGDSVALLAPDDAGIRDPDARDRLAALREDWLRHTDAQDREPDDDEVLYGDLGYWTHWWNQLNERRESARPVRMDLVVADDGAFDARDWIGEFDQAILGHVVANRLLTGRAIVATAGLDAPSGDIVRLARSLGFQVRVLASPAHYALYDDRTAVLREHAADGAVRHRCTRRPSTVEPLRQLFALQWSVAVPWNEVANGTHDILRLLARGMTDAQIAAATNQSMRTVSRRITETMRAAGVDTRFQLGMRYAQTGGQGAPS; encoded by the coding sequence GTGGGCGGGGGCAGTGCACGGGAACACGACTACGCGCTCGTCGCGCACACGGGGTGCCGGCGGGTCACCGCCCAGACCGATGCCGCGGTGATCGCCGCGCTGGGGCGCCTCGCCGAGCAGGGCCTCGCCGTGCGCGAGGGCGACTCTGTCGCACTCCTCGCGCCCGACGACGCCGGCATCCGCGACCCGGACGCTCGCGACCGGCTCGCCGCCCTCCGAGAGGACTGGCTGCGTCATACCGACGCGCAGGATCGCGAACCCGACGACGACGAGGTGCTCTACGGCGACCTCGGCTACTGGACCCACTGGTGGAACCAGCTGAACGAGCGCCGGGAGTCGGCGAGGCCCGTGCGGATGGACCTCGTGGTGGCCGACGACGGCGCTTTCGACGCGCGGGACTGGATCGGGGAGTTCGATCAGGCGATCCTCGGCCACGTGGTCGCGAACCGTCTGCTGACGGGGCGGGCGATCGTCGCGACGGCCGGTCTCGACGCCCCGTCCGGCGACATCGTTCGCCTCGCCCGATCGCTCGGCTTCCAGGTGCGCGTGCTCGCCTCGCCCGCCCACTACGCGCTCTACGACGACCGCACGGCGGTGCTGCGAGAGCACGCGGCGGACGGGGCGGTGCGGCACCGGTGCACGAGGCGGCCGAGCACGGTCGAGCCGCTGCGGCAGCTGTTCGCGCTGCAGTGGTCGGTCGCCGTGCCGTGGAACGAGGTCGCCAACGGGACCCACGACATCCTGCGCCTGCTCGCGCGCGGGATGACCGACGCACAGATCGCCGCCGCGACGAACCAGTCGATGCGCACCGTCAGCAGGCGGATCACCGAGACGATGCGGGCCGCCGGGGTCGACACACGCTTCCAGCTGGGGATGCGCTACGCGCAGACCGGAGGCCAGGGCGCGCCGAGCTGA
- a CDS encoding sensor histidine kinase has translation MPRPPASADGVAWGAGPWALGDPGHPRPRFASPGFRLWAPVVLSALVQLPVAAVLVRLVQPDPWIATATIALAAVGPLALIAARRLPGPVAAVATAAAVGELLVGVNGGPPPLALVFALAAAVVRGARVWAWVSLAVGWATAFAVLLVAPEQAWSPLRIVGTTLGLLLVMGIGESLRTRRERAAEFRAVLARRRMDAAEAERMRIARELHDVLAHSLSQINVQAGVGLHLAESRPEQAVEALAAIKQTSKTALDDVRTVLGMLRDEGEQAPRAPQPSLDGIPALVASVEIPGARVELVDRFAPHEVPAAVGAAAYRIVQEALTNVGRHGVDVGRVTVRLDAAPGGLLVEVDDDGTPGEVVPGRGLLGMRERVELLGGRFETDAEHGFTVRAVLPTGGAT, from the coding sequence ATGCCCCGGCCGCCCGCATCCGCCGACGGCGTCGCCTGGGGTGCCGGGCCGTGGGCGCTCGGCGATCCGGGGCATCCTCGCCCGCGGTTCGCGTCGCCCGGGTTCAGGCTGTGGGCGCCCGTCGTGCTGAGCGCGCTCGTGCAGCTGCCCGTCGCGGCGGTGCTCGTGCGGCTCGTGCAGCCCGACCCGTGGATCGCCACCGCGACGATCGCCCTCGCCGCCGTCGGCCCGCTCGCCCTCATCGCCGCGCGGCGCCTCCCCGGGCCGGTGGCCGCCGTCGCGACGGCCGCGGCCGTGGGGGAGCTGCTCGTGGGCGTCAACGGCGGCCCGCCGCCCCTCGCCCTCGTCTTCGCCCTCGCCGCCGCGGTCGTGCGCGGCGCCCGCGTCTGGGCCTGGGTGTCGCTCGCGGTGGGCTGGGCGACCGCCTTCGCGGTGCTGCTCGTCGCGCCCGAGCAGGCCTGGAGTCCGCTCCGGATCGTGGGGACGACGCTCGGCCTGCTGCTCGTGATGGGCATCGGCGAGAGCCTGCGCACCCGCCGCGAACGCGCCGCGGAGTTCCGCGCCGTGCTCGCCCGTCGGCGGATGGATGCGGCGGAGGCCGAGCGGATGCGGATCGCGCGCGAGCTGCACGACGTGCTCGCGCACTCCCTCAGCCAGATCAACGTGCAGGCGGGCGTCGGCCTGCACCTCGCCGAGAGCCGGCCGGAGCAGGCCGTCGAGGCCCTCGCCGCCATCAAGCAGACGAGCAAGACCGCGCTCGACGACGTGCGCACGGTGCTCGGGATGCTGCGCGACGAGGGCGAGCAGGCGCCGCGCGCGCCCCAGCCGTCGCTCGACGGCATCCCCGCGCTGGTCGCGTCCGTCGAGATCCCGGGCGCCCGGGTGGAGCTCGTCGACCGCTTCGCCCCGCACGAGGTGCCGGCCGCGGTCGGCGCCGCGGCGTACCGCATCGTGCAGGAGGCGCTCACCAACGTCGGCCGGCACGGGGTCGACGTGGGCCGCGTGACGGTGCGGCTCGACGCCGCACCCGGCGGCCTGCTCGTCGAGGTCGACGACGACGGCACACCCGGCGAGGTCGTGCCCGGTCGCGGGCTGCTCGGCATGCGCGAACGCGTCGAGCTGCTCGGCGGTCGCTTCGAGACGGACGCCGAGCACGGCTTCACGGTGCGCGCCGTGCTCCCGACGGGCGGTGCGACGTGA
- a CDS encoding response regulator transcription factor, producing the protein MIRVVVADDQQLIRAGFRSLLDSEPDMQVVGEAGTGREAVAAARLERPDVLLMDIRMPDGDGLWATEQIVSDPQLAGVRVVVVTTFELDEYVAQAIRAGASGFLVKDTEPVELLRAVRVVTAGDALLSPSVTRTLLSRVAGGLAVAPDRTRLEVLTEREREVLALVGQGLTNEEIGARLYLSPLTAKTHVSRIMTKLAARDRVQLVIVAYETGLVTPGVVPGE; encoded by the coding sequence GTGATCCGCGTCGTCGTCGCCGACGACCAGCAGCTCATCCGCGCGGGCTTCCGGAGCCTGCTCGACTCGGAGCCCGACATGCAGGTCGTCGGCGAGGCCGGCACCGGCCGCGAGGCCGTCGCAGCGGCCCGGCTCGAGCGCCCCGACGTGCTGCTCATGGACATCCGGATGCCCGACGGCGACGGCCTGTGGGCGACCGAGCAGATCGTGTCCGACCCGCAGCTCGCGGGCGTGCGGGTCGTGGTGGTGACGACCTTCGAGCTCGACGAGTACGTCGCCCAGGCGATCCGGGCGGGCGCGAGCGGCTTCCTCGTGAAGGACACGGAGCCGGTCGAGCTGCTGCGCGCCGTGCGGGTGGTGACGGCGGGGGATGCGCTGCTGAGCCCGAGCGTGACCCGCACCCTGCTGTCGCGGGTGGCCGGGGGTCTCGCGGTCGCCCCGGACCGCACGCGGCTCGAGGTGCTCACCGAGCGCGAGCGCGAGGTGCTCGCGCTCGTCGGACAGGGCCTCACCAACGAGGAGATCGGGGCGCGCCTGTACCTCAGCCCCCTCACCGCGAAGACCCACGTCTCGCGCATCATGACGAAGCTGGCAGCCCGCGACCGGGTGCAGCTCGTCATCGTCGCCTACGAGACGGGCCTCGTGACGCCCGGCGTCGTCCCGGGGGAGTAG
- a CDS encoding SHOCT domain-containing protein, with product MSSTVAIAAAPILAAFHPFHAWGWGFWFVPAIFWLLIVGLIITLVVTRRRRFGRHPYWGAGPGAHPWVQAQAARSAEAVLAERFARGDIEEVEYRARLEVLRSQQQPPQD from the coding sequence ATGTCATCCACCGTCGCGATCGCGGCCGCCCCGATCCTCGCCGCCTTCCACCCGTTCCACGCGTGGGGGTGGGGCTTCTGGTTCGTGCCCGCGATCTTCTGGCTGCTGATCGTCGGTCTGATCATCACGCTCGTCGTCACGCGCCGCCGCCGCTTCGGCCGCCACCCCTACTGGGGCGCCGGACCGGGCGCCCATCCCTGGGTGCAGGCCCAGGCCGCGCGGAGCGCCGAGGCCGTGCTCGCCGAGCGCTTCGCACGAGGCGACATCGAGGAGGTCGAGTACCGCGCCCGCCTCGAGGTGCTGCGCTCTCAGCAGCAGCCTCCGCAGGACTGA
- a CDS encoding sensor histidine kinase, whose translation MDVSAIAGSTTTVVLAAGCAALVLLALILLVLWRRARRAARTARTERAAAERERIDLELTLAEQGSRLRMIRELHEIAVHSVSVIISQAEGARYAATQDPSAAGRSAGLIEDAARATLADLRRVMTVVRDGEAEAMAEPELTSALELVGVMRDAGLDIEFVEHGTRHELRPGAELAVFRILQEALSNALAHGGEGTHAKVAFTWTDDGLQLLVEDDGIRAEAIRAGRDPYEEAQRQSYTVDDDLAALTRSPAGRGITEMRERTELFGGVFEAHTVPGVGFTVQAVFPGLRFHNGVHGVPLEPR comes from the coding sequence ATGGACGTCTCGGCGATCGCCGGTTCGACGACGACGGTCGTCCTCGCCGCCGGCTGCGCGGCGCTCGTGCTCCTCGCGCTCATCCTCCTCGTGCTGTGGCGCCGCGCGCGACGCGCGGCCCGCACGGCGCGCACCGAACGGGCCGCCGCCGAACGCGAGCGCATCGACCTCGAGCTCACGCTCGCCGAGCAGGGGAGCCGACTGCGGATGATCCGCGAGCTGCACGAGATCGCCGTGCACTCCGTATCGGTCATCATCAGCCAGGCGGAGGGTGCACGCTACGCCGCCACCCAGGACCCCTCGGCCGCCGGGCGCAGCGCCGGCCTCATCGAGGACGCCGCCCGCGCCACCCTCGCCGACCTGCGCCGGGTGATGACCGTCGTGCGCGACGGCGAGGCGGAGGCGATGGCCGAGCCGGAGCTGACCTCGGCGCTCGAGCTCGTCGGGGTCATGCGCGACGCGGGACTCGACATCGAGTTCGTCGAGCACGGCACGCGGCACGAACTGCGGCCCGGCGCCGAACTCGCGGTGTTCCGCATCCTGCAGGAGGCGCTCAGCAACGCGCTCGCGCACGGCGGCGAGGGCACCCACGCGAAGGTCGCCTTCACCTGGACCGACGACGGCCTGCAGCTGCTCGTCGAGGACGACGGCATCCGGGCCGAGGCGATCCGCGCCGGGCGCGACCCCTACGAGGAGGCGCAGCGCCAGAGCTACACGGTCGACGACGACCTCGCCGCGCTCACCCGCTCACCCGCGGGGCGCGGGATCACCGAGATGCGCGAGCGCACCGAGCTGTTCGGGGGCGTGTTCGAGGCGCACACGGTGCCGGGGGTCGGCTTCACCGTGCAGGCGGTGTTCCCCGGGCTGCGCTTCCACAACGGCGTGCACGGCGTGCCGCTCGAGCCCCGCTAG